From the Prosthecodimorpha staleyi genome, one window contains:
- a CDS encoding NADH-quinone oxidoreductase subunit M — protein sequence MSGWPLLSIVTFLPLVGVFFVAIVGGEDAVAKNRIRVTTLVTTVFTFLVSLLILARFDTANPGFQLTEKAAWIGGTFNYSMGVDGISVLFVILTTFLMPFCILASWDSVDRRVKEYMIAFLVLETLMIGVFTATDLMLFYVFFEAGLIPMFIIIGVWGGPRRVYASFKFFLYTLLGSILMLVAMVAMYWQAGTADIPTLIGHKFPAGMQTWLWLAFFASFAVKMPMWPVHTWLPDAHVEAPTAGSVILAGILLKMGGYGFLRFSLPMFPLASDHFAPLVFTLSVVAIIYTSLVALMQEDIKKLIAYSSVAHMGFVTMGIFSGNMQGIQGGIFQMISHGFVSAALFLCVGVVYDRMHTREIAAYGGLVNRMPWYAVAFLIFTMANVGLPGTSGFVGEFLTLIGAFQANTWVAFFATTGVILSAGYALWLYRKVVFGTLEKSSLSGMLDLDRREKAILYPLVAVTILYGVWPAPILNTIAASTNALVVKYQAAIEAVTKTAALMH from the coding sequence ATGTCCGGCTGGCCCCTGCTTTCGATCGTCACCTTCCTGCCGCTGGTCGGCGTGTTCTTCGTCGCCATCGTCGGCGGCGAGGATGCCGTGGCGAAGAACCGGATCCGCGTGACCACGCTGGTCACCACGGTCTTCACCTTCCTGGTCTCGCTCCTGATCCTGGCCCGTTTCGATACGGCCAATCCGGGCTTCCAGCTGACCGAGAAGGCCGCCTGGATCGGCGGCACCTTCAACTATTCGATGGGCGTCGACGGCATCTCGGTGCTGTTCGTCATCCTGACCACCTTCCTGATGCCCTTCTGCATCCTGGCCAGCTGGGACAGCGTCGATCGCCGCGTCAAGGAATACATGATCGCCTTCCTGGTCCTCGAGACGCTGATGATCGGCGTCTTCACGGCCACGGACCTGATGCTGTTCTACGTCTTCTTCGAGGCCGGCCTGATCCCGATGTTCATCATCATCGGGGTCTGGGGCGGACCGCGCCGGGTCTACGCCTCGTTCAAGTTCTTCCTCTACACGCTGCTCGGCTCGATCCTGATGCTGGTCGCGATGGTCGCCATGTACTGGCAGGCCGGCACGGCCGACATCCCGACCCTCATCGGCCACAAGTTCCCGGCCGGCATGCAGACCTGGCTGTGGCTCGCCTTCTTCGCCTCCTTCGCGGTGAAAATGCCGATGTGGCCGGTGCATACCTGGCTACCGGACGCCCACGTCGAGGCGCCGACCGCCGGATCGGTGATCCTGGCCGGCATCCTTCTGAAGATGGGCGGCTACGGCTTCCTGCGCTTCTCGCTGCCGATGTTCCCGCTGGCGTCCGACCATTTCGCGCCGCTGGTCTTCACCCTCTCGGTCGTCGCGATCATCTACACCTCGCTGGTCGCGCTGATGCAGGAGGATATCAAGAAGCTGATCGCCTATTCGTCCGTCGCCCATATGGGATTCGTGACCATGGGCATCTTCTCCGGCAACATGCAGGGCATCCAGGGCGGTATCTTCCAGATGATCAGCCACGGCTTCGTCTCAGCCGCGCTGTTCCTCTGCGTCGGCGTCGTCTACGACCGGATGCATACCCGCGAGATCGCCGCTTATGGCGGACTGGTCAACCGCATGCCCTGGTACGCGGTCGCCTTCCTGATCTTCACCATGGCCAATGTCGGCCTGCCGGGCACCTCGGGCTTCGTCGGTGAATTCCTGACGCTGATCGGTGCCTTCCAGGCCAACACCTGGGTCGCCTTCTTCGCCACGACCGGTGTCATCCTGTCGGCCGGCTACGCGCTCTGGCTCTACCGCAAGGTGGTGTTCGGGACGCTGGAGAAGTCGAGCCTCTCCGGCATGCTTGACCTGGACCGGCGTGAAAAGGCGATCCTCTATCCGCTGGTCGCCGTCACCATCCTCTACGGCGTCTGGCCGGCCCCGATCCTGAACACGATCGCGGCCTCGACCAACGCGCTCGTGGTTAAGTATCAGGCGGCGATCGAGGCGGTCACCAAGACGGCCGCGCTGATGCACTGA
- the nuoN gene encoding NADH-quinone oxidoreductase subunit NuoN, with product MALPALSPALPEILLAVGAMALLMFGAFAGEKSSRTVSFGAMALIAVAFLMLLFAPKYGTTFSGAYVLDPFARLMKLLALAGSGFAILMSLDFARRERFDRFEYPVLILLATVGMMVMISANDLISLYLGLELQSLALYVIAAIDRDNVRSTEAGLKYFVLGALSSGMLLYGASLTYGFTGHTDFAGIAAALKAHGSSLGIVFGIVFVLAGLAFKISAVPFHMWTPDVYEGAPTPVTTFFAGAPKIAAAALMVRVVIDGYGPIAKDWQQIVVFISIASMVLGAFAAIGQRNIKRLMAYSSIGHMGYALVGLAAGTQQGVESVILYVAIYLAMTLGTFACILAMRRKDGPVEDIGELAGLSRTSPVLAFLLAMLMFSLAGIPILAGFFAKLYVFMAAVKAGLLGLAIVGALASVVGAFYYLRIIKIMYFDEPKPAFEPMPLELKFVLGLSGLFVLGYVLIANPIGTAATTAAASLF from the coding sequence ATGGCTCTCCCCGCCCTGTCCCCGGCCCTGCCGGAGATCCTCCTCGCGGTCGGCGCGATGGCGCTCCTCATGTTCGGCGCCTTCGCCGGCGAGAAGTCGTCCCGGACGGTGTCGTTCGGCGCCATGGCGCTGATCGCGGTCGCCTTCCTGATGCTGCTGTTCGCGCCGAAATACGGCACGACCTTCTCGGGCGCCTATGTGCTCGATCCCTTCGCGCGGCTGATGAAGCTGCTCGCGCTGGCCGGCTCGGGCTTCGCCATCCTGATGTCGCTCGACTTCGCCCGCCGGGAGCGGTTCGACCGCTTCGAATATCCGGTGCTTATCCTGCTCGCCACCGTCGGCATGATGGTGATGATCTCGGCCAACGACCTGATCTCGCTCTATCTCGGCCTCGAACTGCAGTCGCTGGCGCTCTACGTGATCGCCGCGATCGACCGCGACAATGTCCGCTCGACGGAAGCCGGCCTGAAGTATTTCGTCCTCGGCGCGCTGTCGTCGGGCATGCTGCTCTACGGCGCCTCGCTGACCTACGGCTTCACCGGCCATACCGACTTCGCCGGCATCGCCGCGGCGCTCAAGGCGCACGGTTCCTCGCTCGGCATCGTCTTCGGCATCGTCTTCGTGCTCGCCGGCCTCGCCTTCAAGATCTCTGCGGTGCCGTTCCACATGTGGACCCCGGACGTCTACGAAGGCGCGCCGACCCCGGTGACGACCTTCTTCGCCGGCGCGCCGAAGATCGCCGCCGCCGCCCTGATGGTGCGCGTGGTCATCGACGGCTACGGCCCGATCGCCAAGGATTGGCAGCAGATCGTCGTCTTCATCTCAATCGCCTCGATGGTGCTCGGTGCCTTCGCCGCCATCGGCCAGCGCAACATCAAGCGCCTGATGGCCTATTCGTCGATCGGCCACATGGGCTACGCGCTGGTCGGCCTCGCCGCCGGCACCCAGCAGGGCGTCGAAAGCGTCATCCTCTATGTCGCCATCTATCTGGCCATGACGCTCGGCACCTTCGCCTGCATTCTGGCCATGCGCCGCAAGGACGGCCCGGTCGAGGATATCGGCGAACTGGCCGGCCTGTCGCGGACCAGCCCGGTGCTGGCCTTCCTGCTCGCCATGCTGATGTTCTCGCTCGCCGGCATCCCGATCCTGGCCGGCTTCTTCGCCAAGCTCTACGTGTTCATGGCCGCCGTGAAGGCCGGTCTGCTCGGCCTCGCCATCGTCGGCGCGCTCGCCTCTGTGGTCGGTGCCTTCTACTACCTGCGCATCATCAAGATCATGTATTTCGACGAGCCCAAGCCGGCCTTCGAACCGATGCCGCTCGAACTGAAATTCGTGCTCGGCCTGTCCGGCCTGTTCGTGCTCGGCTATGTGCTGATCGCCAACCCGATCGGCACGGCGGCGACCACGGCGGCCGCGAGCCTGTTCTGA
- a CDS encoding biotin--[acetyl-CoA-carboxylase] ligase has translation MDRPTLGPKARAAGIRLECFETIGSTNTAAMERARAGDPGGVWFYAETQTAGRGRRGRTWATPTGNMAASFLRIVHVAPQAAATYGFVAGLALHRALSGLLAADRLALKWPNDLLLDGAKLSGILLEAERCGDGRMALVIGIGVNVVTAPEGMPYAVASLAGAGLPVPAAQVFERLAEAWVEIEALWDEGRGLAEVLSAWRACAAGLGAPVSVTLGSRTLAGRFEGIDAEGRLVLAAPDGGRHTITAGEVHFGPSASAAP, from the coding sequence ATGGATCGGCCTACGCTCGGCCCGAAGGCGCGGGCGGCGGGCATCCGTCTGGAATGTTTCGAGACGATCGGATCGACCAACACCGCGGCCATGGAGCGGGCGCGTGCGGGCGACCCGGGCGGCGTCTGGTTCTATGCCGAGACCCAGACCGCCGGGCGCGGCCGGCGCGGCCGGACCTGGGCGACGCCGACCGGCAACATGGCCGCGAGCTTCCTGCGCATCGTGCACGTCGCGCCGCAGGCCGCAGCCACCTACGGCTTCGTCGCCGGGCTCGCGCTGCACCGGGCCCTTTCAGGTCTCCTCGCCGCAGACCGCCTCGCGCTGAAATGGCCGAACGATCTGCTCCTCGACGGCGCCAAGCTGTCCGGCATCCTCTTAGAGGCCGAGCGGTGCGGCGACGGCCGCATGGCGCTGGTCATCGGCATCGGCGTCAATGTCGTGACCGCCCCGGAGGGGATGCCCTATGCGGTGGCTTCGCTGGCCGGCGCCGGACTACCCGTCCCGGCCGCCCAAGTCTTCGAGCGTCTCGCCGAAGCCTGGGTCGAGATCGAGGCGCTGTGGGACGAGGGGCGGGGGCTTGCCGAGGTCCTGTCGGCGTGGCGCGCCTGCGCCGCCGGGCTCGGCGCGCCGGTCTCAGTGACGCTCGGCAGCCGCACGCTCGCCGGCCGCTTCGAGGGGATCGACGCCGAGGGCCGGCTGGTCCTCGCCGCCCCGGATGGCGGGCGCCACACGATCACGGCCGGCGAGGTTCATTTCGGCCCATCCGCTTCCGCCGCGCCTTGA
- the mce gene encoding methylmalonyl-CoA epimerase, giving the protein MIGRLNHVAIAVRNIEAASAIYRGALGATVTAPTPQPDHGVTVVFVELPNTKIEFLEPLGENSPIAKFLEKNPDGGIHHVCYEVDDILAARDRLKAEGARVLGSGDPKIGAHGKPVLFLHPKDFLGTLVELEQA; this is encoded by the coding sequence ATGATCGGACGCCTCAATCACGTCGCCATCGCGGTCAGGAACATCGAGGCCGCATCGGCGATCTATCGCGGTGCGCTCGGCGCCACCGTGACGGCGCCGACGCCGCAGCCGGATCACGGCGTCACGGTCGTCTTCGTCGAACTGCCCAACACCAAGATCGAGTTCCTGGAACCGCTCGGCGAGAATTCGCCGATCGCCAAGTTCCTGGAGAAGAATCCGGACGGCGGCATCCACCATGTCTGCTACGAGGTCGACGACATCCTCGCCGCGCGCGACCGTCTGAAGGCCGAGGGCGCCAGGGTGCTCGGCTCCGGCGACCCGAAGATCGGCGCCCACGGCAAGCCGGTGCTGTTCCTGCATCCGAAGGACTTTCTCGGCACGCTGGTGGAACTCGAACAGGCGTGA
- a CDS encoding DUF1467 family protein, producing MSYGTGFAIYFVLWWVTLFAILPWGVRPQHEAGSVESGTDPGAPARPMLLKKLIWTTVVSGVIMAAMVWARKNGWSLLDLPIPGMPN from the coding sequence ATGAGCTACGGCACCGGCTTCGCGATCTATTTCGTCCTGTGGTGGGTGACGCTGTTCGCCATCCTGCCCTGGGGCGTTCGGCCTCAGCACGAAGCCGGCTCGGTCGAATCCGGGACGGATCCGGGCGCGCCGGCCCGGCCGATGCTGCTGAAGAAGCTGATCTGGACCACCGTTGTCTCCGGCGTGATCATGGCCGCCATGGTCTGGGCGCGCAAGAACGGCTGGTCGCTGCTCGATCTGCCCATCCCCGGCATGCCGAACTGA
- the proS gene encoding proline--tRNA ligase, whose product MRLSRYFLPILKETPKEAEIVSHRLMLRAGMIRQQSAGIYSWLPLGHRVLTRIGQIVREEQNRAGALELLMPTIQSADLWRESGRYDDYGKEMLRIEDRHEREMLYGPTNEEMITEIFRSYVRSYRDLPLNLYHIQWKFRDEVRPRFGVMRGREFLMKDAYSFDVDQEAARHAYNKMFVAYLRTFARLGLKAIPMRADSGPIGGDMSHEFIILAATGESQVFCDKALLEMPIPGEDTDFDADLTPVVKSWTSHYAATEEKHDEAAFAALPEDARVAARGIEVGHIFYFGTKYSEPMGAKVATPDGAERPVHMGSYGVGVSRLAAGLIEASHDEQGIIWPDSVAPFDVGLISLKVGDAKVDAACADLYEKLGKAGRDVLYDDTDGRPGAKFATMDLIGLPWQLIVGPKGLNDGLVELKRRATGERETLTPEAALNKLTGTR is encoded by the coding sequence ATGCGTCTCTCCCGCTATTTCCTGCCCATCCTCAAAGAGACGCCGAAGGAAGCCGAGATCGTCTCGCATCGCCTGATGCTGCGCGCCGGTATGATCCGCCAGCAGTCGGCCGGCATCTATTCCTGGCTGCCGCTCGGCCACCGCGTGCTGACCCGGATCGGTCAGATCGTGCGCGAAGAGCAGAATCGCGCGGGCGCGCTCGAACTTCTGATGCCGACCATCCAGTCGGCCGATCTTTGGCGCGAATCCGGCCGCTACGACGACTACGGCAAGGAGATGCTGCGCATCGAAGACCGGCACGAGCGCGAGATGCTCTACGGGCCGACCAACGAGGAGATGATCACCGAGATCTTCCGCTCCTATGTGCGCTCGTATCGCGATCTGCCGCTTAATCTCTACCACATCCAGTGGAAGTTCCGCGACGAGGTGCGCCCGCGCTTCGGCGTCATGCGCGGCCGCGAATTCCTGATGAAGGATGCCTACTCGTTCGATGTGGACCAGGAAGCGGCACGCCACGCTTACAACAAGATGTTCGTCGCCTATCTGCGCACATTCGCGCGCCTGGGCCTCAAGGCGATTCCCATGCGCGCCGATTCGGGACCGATCGGCGGCGATATGAGCCACGAATTCATTATCCTTGCCGCCACCGGCGAGAGTCAGGTCTTCTGCGACAAGGCGCTGCTCGAAATGCCGATTCCCGGTGAGGACACGGATTTCGATGCCGACCTGACGCCGGTCGTGAAGTCCTGGACGTCGCACTATGCCGCGACCGAGGAGAAGCACGACGAGGCGGCCTTCGCGGCCCTGCCGGAGGACGCCCGGGTCGCCGCGCGCGGCATCGAGGTCGGCCACATCTTCTATTTCGGCACCAAATACTCCGAGCCGATGGGCGCCAAGGTGGCGACGCCGGACGGCGCCGAGCGCCCGGTCCATATGGGCTCCTACGGCGTCGGCGTCTCGCGTCTGGCCGCCGGCCTGATCGAGGCGAGCCACGACGAGCAGGGCATCATCTGGCCCGATTCGGTCGCCCCGTTCGATGTCGGCCTGATCAGCCTCAAGGTCGGCGATGCCAAGGTCGATGCCGCCTGCGCGGATCTCTACGAGAAGCTCGGCAAGGCCGGCCGGGACGTGCTCTACGACGACACCGACGGCCGTCCGGGCGCCAAGTTCGCCACCATGGACCTGATCGGCCTGCCCTGGCAGCTGATCGTCGGCCCGAAGGGGCTGAATGACGGTCTGGTCGAGCTGAAGCGCCGCGCCACCGGCGAGCGCGAGACGCTGACCCCCGAGGCCGCCCTCAACAAGCTGACCGGAACGCGATGA
- a CDS encoding lipoprotein-releasing ABC transporter permease subunit: protein MIRAILERLKGAAAKGGDPLGEADAGSTRPFAPFEWMIAWRYLRPRRRQAAVSVIALFSFLGIMIGVAALITVMAVMNGFRDELISKILGFNGHILVQATDAAFTDYGEVADRVSFVPGVTAAIPFIDGQALASGPRQALGAIVRGVRKDDMDKLGLVSGNVQQGTLDTFKDGGGVAVGSRLARSLGLQVGDQITIVTPRGNVTPLGVTPRVKSFPIMAIFQIGMTQYDNTYIFMPLGDAQNYFNLEGRVSAIDIYVSEPDRVGEITKSVEIAAQRPVLVTDWRYKDMTFFSALEVERNAMFMILTLIVLVAALNIVSGLTMLVKDKTRDIAILRTMGATSGAIMRIFFIAGSSIGATGTLAGFLLGMVLCRYIEPIRSALSWLSGTQLYPPEVYFLTKMRAVVHSGETVSVIVMALILSLLATIPPSRRAAKLDPVEALRNE from the coding sequence ATGATCAGAGCCATCCTGGAGCGGTTGAAGGGGGCGGCGGCCAAGGGCGGCGATCCGCTCGGTGAAGCCGATGCCGGCAGCACGCGGCCGTTTGCGCCTTTCGAATGGATGATCGCCTGGCGCTATCTGCGCCCGCGGCGCCGGCAGGCGGCCGTGTCGGTGATCGCGCTGTTCTCGTTCCTCGGCATCATGATCGGCGTCGCCGCCCTGATCACCGTGATGGCGGTGATGAACGGATTCCGCGATGAGCTGATCTCGAAGATCCTCGGCTTCAACGGACATATCCTGGTCCAGGCGACCGATGCCGCCTTCACCGACTATGGCGAGGTGGCCGACCGCGTCTCCTTCGTGCCGGGCGTCACGGCCGCGATTCCCTTCATCGACGGCCAGGCACTCGCCTCCGGTCCGCGCCAGGCGCTCGGCGCCATCGTGCGCGGCGTCCGCAAGGACGACATGGACAAGCTCGGCCTCGTCTCCGGCAACGTCCAGCAGGGTACGCTCGACACCTTCAAGGACGGCGGCGGCGTGGCGGTCGGCTCGCGGCTGGCTCGCAGCCTCGGGCTGCAGGTCGGTGACCAGATCACCATCGTCACCCCGCGCGGCAACGTCACGCCGCTCGGCGTCACCCCGCGCGTGAAGTCCTTCCCGATCATGGCGATCTTCCAGATCGGCATGACGCAGTACGACAACACCTACATCTTCATGCCGCTCGGCGACGCGCAGAACTATTTCAATCTGGAAGGCCGCGTCTCGGCGATCGACATCTATGTTTCCGAGCCCGACCGGGTCGGCGAGATCACGAAGTCGGTCGAGATCGCCGCGCAGCGCCCGGTGCTGGTGACCGACTGGCGCTACAAGGACATGACCTTCTTCTCGGCGCTCGAAGTCGAGCGCAACGCGATGTTCATGATCCTGACGCTGATCGTGCTGGTCGCGGCGCTGAACATCGTTTCGGGCCTGACCATGCTGGTCAAGGACAAGACGCGCGACATCGCCATCCTGAGGACGATGGGGGCGACCTCGGGCGCGATCATGCGCATCTTCTTCATCGCCGGATCGTCGATCGGCGCGACCGGAACGCTCGCCGGCTTCCTGCTCGGCATGGTGCTGTGCCGCTATATCGAGCCGATCCGCAGCGCCCTGTCCTGGCTGAGCGGCACGCAGCTCTATCCGCCCGAGGTCTATTTCCTGACCAAGATGCGGGCGGTCGTGCATTCCGGCGAGACGGTCTCGGTGATCGTGATGGCGCTGATCCTGTCGCTGCTCGCCACCATTCCGCCCTCCCGGCGGGCCGCCAAGCTCGATCCGGTCGAAGCTCTGAGGAACGAGTGA
- a CDS encoding ABC transporter ATP-binding protein, protein MDARPEGADATADVHPAEPQGNNGRAIPSLRLRGVERRYREGDHYLEVLRSANLAIQAGEVVALIAPSGAGKSTLLHVAGLLEKPDAGEVYIGGVAAGSLDDAGRTRMRRMQIGFVYQFHHLLPEFTAEENIMMPQMIRGLDRKIAAERSRELLAYMKLAERASHRPSELSGGEQQRVAIARAVANAPKLLLADEPTGNLDPKTAHYVFDALQALVRASGLAALIATHNLDIADRMDRRITLQDGKIEEI, encoded by the coding sequence ATGGATGCCCGCCCTGAAGGCGCCGATGCGACCGCCGACGTTCATCCAGCCGAGCCTCAGGGCAACAACGGCAGGGCGATCCCGTCGCTGCGGCTGCGCGGCGTCGAGCGGCGCTATCGCGAGGGCGACCACTATCTCGAGGTCCTGCGCAGCGCCAATCTGGCCATCCAGGCCGGTGAGGTGGTGGCGCTGATCGCGCCGTCGGGCGCCGGCAAGTCGACCCTGCTGCATGTCGCCGGGCTTCTGGAGAAGCCTGACGCCGGCGAGGTCTATATCGGCGGCGTCGCGGCCGGCTCGCTCGACGATGCGGGCCGCACACGCATGCGGCGGATGCAGATCGGCTTCGTCTACCAGTTCCATCACCTCCTCCCGGAATTCACCGCGGAGGAGAACATCATGATGCCGCAGATGATCCGCGGGCTCGACCGCAAGATCGCCGCCGAGCGGTCGCGCGAGTTGCTCGCCTATATGAAGCTGGCCGAGCGGGCGAGCCATCGGCCGTCCGAACTGTCCGGCGGCGAGCAGCAGCGCGTCGCCATCGCCCGCGCGGTCGCCAATGCGCCGAAGCTTCTGCTCGCCGACGAGCCGACCGGCAATCTCGACCCGAAGACCGCCCACTATGTCTTCGACGCCCTCCAGGCGCTGGTGCGCGCCTCCGGTCTCGCGGCTCTGATTGCAACCCACAATCTCGACATCGCCGATCGCATGGACCGCCGGATCACCCTCCAGGACGGCAAGATCGAGGAGATCTGA
- a CDS encoding sn-glycerol-3-phosphate import ATP-binding protein UgpC yields the protein MAEVVLTGVGKTYAGGVTAVTDVEFTVPDGAFCVLVGPSGCGKSTLLRMIAGLETITTGTVLIGGRVVNAVEPAERDIAMVFQNYALYPHMSVYDNMAYGLRNRGTPKAEIETRVREAARVLELGELLARKPRQLSGGQRQRVAMGRAIVRKPQVFLFDEPLSNLDAKLRVQMRVEIRRLQRSLATTSVYVTHDQLEAMTLADMLVVMNKGRVEQIGAPLDLYRRPETLFVAGFIGAPPMNLIEVAAGPDGLRPVTGDAGIIGGLGIVVPVSGARLGIRPEHLHVVGDEAAPEGGIALSYTVTAVEAVGAETFLHGRLGANGPDVVIREPGTIAAAPGTVRRVVARRDDLHLFDRESGRRIPLDA from the coding sequence ATGGCCGAGGTCGTTCTGACCGGCGTGGGCAAGACCTATGCGGGCGGCGTCACCGCCGTGACGGATGTCGAATTCACCGTTCCGGACGGCGCCTTCTGCGTGCTGGTCGGCCCGTCCGGCTGCGGCAAGTCAACGCTGCTGCGCATGATCGCCGGGCTGGAGACGATCACCACCGGCACGGTCTTGATCGGTGGGCGCGTCGTCAACGCGGTCGAGCCGGCCGAGCGCGACATCGCCATGGTGTTCCAGAACTACGCGCTCTATCCGCACATGTCGGTCTACGACAACATGGCCTACGGCCTGCGCAACCGCGGCACGCCCAAGGCCGAGATCGAGACCCGCGTGCGCGAGGCCGCGCGCGTGCTCGAACTCGGCGAGCTGCTCGCCCGCAAGCCGCGTCAGCTCTCCGGAGGCCAGCGCCAGCGCGTCGCCATGGGCCGGGCGATCGTCCGCAAGCCACAGGTGTTCCTGTTCGACGAACCCCTGTCCAACCTCGACGCCAAGCTGCGCGTGCAGATGCGCGTCGAGATCCGCCGCCTGCAGCGTTCGCTCGCCACCACCTCGGTCTATGTCACCCACGACCAGTTGGAGGCCATGACGCTGGCCGACATGCTGGTGGTCATGAACAAGGGCCGCGTCGAGCAGATCGGCGCCCCGCTCGATCTCTACCGCCGGCCGGAAACCCTGTTCGTCGCCGGCTTCATCGGCGCCCCGCCGATGAACCTGATCGAAGTCGCCGCCGGCCCCGACGGGCTGCGTCCGGTGACGGGTGACGCCGGCATCATCGGCGGCCTCGGCATCGTGGTACCGGTCTCCGGCGCACGGCTCGGCATCCGTCCGGAACATCTGCATGTCGTCGGCGACGAAGCTGCGCCCGAGGGCGGCATCGCCCTGTCTTACACTGTGACGGCCGTCGAGGCTGTGGGCGCGGAGACCTTCCTGCACGGCCGTCTCGGCGCCAACGGACCGGATGTCGTCATCCGCGAGCCGGGTACCATCGCGGCCGCTCCCGGCACGGTCCGCCGCGTGGTCGCCCGGCGCGACGACCTGCATCTGTTCGACCGCGAATCCGGCCGCCGCATTCCGCTCGACGCCTGA
- the ugpE gene encoding sn-glycerol-3-phosphate ABC transporter permease UgpE: MVEHRPFGTALAHLTLLIGIAILAFPVYLAFVASTWDAATIANGKMPLTPGPLFLENYWRTLFVGTSGTTRQPVGGMLFNSFVMAMTIAIGKIVISLTSAFAVVYFRFPFRMTIFWLIFVTLMLPVEVRIYPTYKIVADLNMLDTYAGLTIPLIASATATLLFRQFFMTVPDELVEASKIDGAGPMKFFRDTLVPLSVTSVAAMFVIQFIYGWNQYLWPLLITTRDDMQTIVIGIKKMIVTQDALTEWQLAMATAVLAMLPPVLVVIVMQKLFVRGLVETEK, encoded by the coding sequence ATGGTCGAGCACCGTCCCTTCGGCACCGCCCTCGCCCACCTGACGCTGCTGATCGGCATCGCCATCCTGGCCTTCCCGGTCTATCTCGCCTTCGTCGCCTCGACCTGGGACGCGGCAACCATCGCCAACGGAAAGATGCCGCTGACGCCCGGCCCGCTGTTCCTGGAAAACTACTGGCGTACCCTGTTCGTCGGCACCTCCGGCACCACCCGCCAGCCGGTCGGCGGCATGCTGTTCAACAGCTTCGTGATGGCCATGACGATCGCGATCGGCAAGATCGTCATCTCGCTGACCTCGGCCTTCGCGGTGGTCTATTTCAGGTTTCCGTTCCGGATGACGATCTTCTGGCTGATCTTCGTCACCCTGATGCTGCCGGTCGAGGTCCGCATCTATCCGACCTACAAGATCGTCGCCGACCTCAACATGCTCGATACCTATGCGGGGCTGACCATCCCGCTGATCGCTTCGGCCACCGCGACGCTCCTGTTCCGCCAGTTCTTCATGACCGTGCCGGACGAACTGGTCGAGGCCTCCAAGATCGACGGCGCCGGTCCGATGAAGTTCTTCCGCGACACGCTGGTGCCGCTCTCGGTCACCTCGGTCGCGGCGATGTTCGTGATCCAGTTCATCTATGGCTGGAACCAGTATCTCTGGCCCCTCCTGATCACCACGCGCGACGATATGCAGACCATCGTGATCGGCATCAAGAAGATGATCGTCACGCAGGATGCCTTGACCGAGTGGCAACTGGCCATGGCGACCGCCGTGCTGGCCATGCTGCCGCCGGTGCTGGTCGTGATCGTGATGCAGAAGCTGTTCGTCAGGGGCCTCGTGGAGACGGAGAAATAG
- the ugpA gene encoding sn-glycerol-3-phosphate ABC transporter permease UgpA — translation MEKRAIFQGRLLPFALVAPQLAVTLVFFYWPASQAVWQSFLQEDAFGLSSEFVGFANYRDLFAKADYYRTIGTTAFFSALVTALSLSIALFLAVQADRQLKGGTAYRTLLIWPYAVAPAVAGVLWFFMFQPSLGLVSQGLRGLGFTWNPLLDSTDAMALVVMAATWKQVSYNFLFFLAGLQAIPKSVIEAAAIDGARPVRRFWTIVFPLLSPTTFYLFVVNVVYVFFDTFGIIDATTAGGPAKATETLVYKVYSDGRVGGDLGGSAAQSVILMVIVIALTAVQFRFIERKVQY, via the coding sequence ATGGAAAAACGCGCCATCTTCCAGGGCCGCCTGCTGCCCTTCGCACTGGTCGCGCCGCAACTGGCCGTGACGCTGGTTTTCTTCTACTGGCCCGCCAGCCAGGCGGTCTGGCAATCCTTCCTGCAGGAGGACGCCTTCGGCCTCTCGTCCGAATTCGTCGGGTTCGCCAACTACCGCGACCTGTTCGCCAAGGCCGACTACTACCGGACCATCGGCACGACGGCCTTCTTCTCGGCGCTCGTCACCGCCCTGTCGCTGTCGATCGCGCTGTTCCTGGCCGTGCAGGCGGACCGGCAGCTGAAGGGCGGCACCGCCTATCGGACGCTCCTGATCTGGCCCTATGCGGTCGCCCCGGCGGTCGCCGGCGTGCTCTGGTTCTTCATGTTCCAGCCCTCGCTCGGGCTCGTCTCGCAGGGCCTGCGCGGGCTCGGCTTCACCTGGAACCCACTGCTCGATTCCACCGACGCCATGGCGCTGGTCGTGATGGCGGCGACCTGGAAGCAGGTCTCCTACAATTTCCTGTTCTTCCTGGCCGGGCTGCAGGCGATCCCGAAGTCGGTCATTGAGGCGGCGGCGATCGACGGTGCGCGTCCCGTCCGGCGCTTCTGGACCATCGTCTTCCCGCTCCTGTCGCCGACGACCTTCTATCTCTTCGTCGTGAACGTGGTCTACGTGTTCTTCGACACCTTCGGCATCATCGACGCGACCACCGCCGGCGGTCCCGCCAAGGCGACCGAGACGCTGGTCTACAAGGTCTATTCCGACGGCCGCGTCGGCGGCGACCTCGGCGGCTCGGCGGCGCAGTCGGTGATCCTGATGGTCATCGTGATCGCGCTGACCGCCGTGCAGTTCCGCTTCATCGAGCGCAAGGTGCAATACTGA